One window of the Triticum dicoccoides isolate Atlit2015 ecotype Zavitan chromosome 3B, WEW_v2.0, whole genome shotgun sequence genome contains the following:
- the LOC119277778 gene encoding uncharacterized protein LOC119277778: MASGSGEHFLRQLSSSNGLQAAQDGYGGGGGRRRGSRRWSKKRAGRGYGGGGKGEAAASAAAAGRKRVMVVVDDSSGAKHAMMWALTHVANRGDFLTLLHILPHYGAGAEEAPSLANSLGTLCKACRPEVEVEALVIQGPKLGTILSQVKKLEASVLVLSQTKPSTFCWLSCLTRSSGEELVEQCINQAECLTLAVRKQSKGVGGYLVSTRWQKNFWLLA, from the exons ATGGCGAGCGGCTCCGGGGAGCACTTCCTGAGGCAGCTGAGCTCCAGCAACGGGCTGCAGGCCGCGCAGGACgggtacggcggcggcggagggaggaggaggggctcGAGGCGGTGGTCCAAGAAGCGGGCCGGGAGAGGGTACGGCGGCGGCGGGAAGGgggaggcggcggcgtcggcggcggccgcGGGGAGGAAgcgggtgatggtggtggtggacgaCAGCTCCGGGGCCAAGCACGCCATGATGTGGGCGCTCACCCACGTCGCCAACCGGGGGGACTTCCTCACCCTGCTCCACATCCTGCCACACTACGGcgccggagccgaggaggcgccctCCCTCGCCAACTCCCTCGGCACGCTCTGCAAGGCCTGCAGGCCTGAG gtggaggtggaggcgctGGTGATCCAAGGCCCCAAGCTGGGCACCATCCTCAGCCAggtgaagaagctggaggcctccgTGCTGGTGCTCAGCCAAACCAAGCCCTCTACCTTCTGCTGGCTAAGCTG CTTGACGCGGAGCAGCGGGGAGGAGCTGGTGGAGCAGTGCATCAACCAGGCCGAGTGCCTGACGCTGGCGGTGAGGAAGCAGAGCAAGGGCGTGGGCGGCTACCTCGTCAGCACCCGGTGGCAGAAGAACTTCTGGCTCCTCGCCTGA
- the LOC119277779 gene encoding ubiquitin-like domain-containing CTD phosphatase, which yields MSEASSSSAAAPAPAPPPAPALDPEAISLMAEEAPPEEITLVVKWSGKEYTVRAMGDDTLLELKRRICEFTDVLPKRQKLLYPKLILNDESVLLSSLPFKPNGKLTMIGTVEDEIFVDRPDDPEVLDDYEFFKDEVTAIKDNVLYKQKVKRRASQYKIKLLNPCRDGKRLLVLDIDYTLFDHRSPAENPLELMRPFLHEFLAAAYAEYDIMIWSATNMKWVQLKMEQLGVLSNPNYKITALLDHMAMITVHAPDKKVFDCKPLGVIWTKFPEHYSEKNTIMFDDLRRNFVMNPQNGLVIRPFKNASKNRGRDQELRKLTQYLLSIAELEDFSKLEHDGWESFMDETGKRRRRR from the exons ATGTCGGAGGCGTCCTCTTCCTCGGCGGCGGCCCCGGCCCCGGCCCCGCCCCCTGCGCCGGCGCTGGATCCGGAGGCGATCTCCCTCATGGCGGAGGAGGCGCCGCCGGAGGAGATTACGCTGGTCGTGAAGTGGAGCGGGAAGGAGTACACGGTGCGGGCGATGGGGGACGACACGCTGTTGGAGCTGAAGCGGCGCATCTGCGAGTTCACCGACGTGCTCCCCAAACGCCAGAAGCTTCTCTACCCCAAGCTCATACTCAACGACGAGTccgtcctcctttcctccctccccTTCAAGCCCAACGGCAAGCTGACCATGATCGG TACTGTTGAAGATGAAATATTTGTGGACCGACCAGATGATCCAGAGGTACTCGATGATTATGAATTTTTCAAAGATGAAGTTACTGCTATCAAGGATAATGTTCTCTACAAGCAAAAAGTGAAACGTCGTGCAAGCCAGTATAAG ATCAAGCTCTTGAATCCATGCCGCGATGGAAAAAGATTGCTTGTGTTAGACATTGACTATACTCTGTTTGACCATAGGTCTCCAGCTGAGAATCCTTTGGAACTCATGCGTCCAT TTCTCCACGAATTTCTCGCTGCTGCATACGCAGAGTATGATATCATGATATGGTCAGCAACAAA TATGAAATGGGTGCAGCTGAAGATGGAGCAACTTGGAGTTCTTAGCAATCCCAACTACAAGATCACCGCCCTTCTGGATCACATGGCGATGATAACTGTGCATGCTCCTGACAAGAAGGTCTTCGACTGCAAACCTCTTGGTGTCATCTGGACCAAGTTCCCCGAG CACTACAGTGAAAAGAACACAATCATGTTTGATGACCTCAGGAGGAATTTCGTCATGAACCCACAGAACGGCCTCGTGATCAGACCGTTCAAGAACGCCAGTAAGAACCGAGGCCGCGATCAGGAGCTGCGAAAGCTCACGCAGTACCTGCTCTCCATTGCGGAGTTAGAAGATTTCAGCAAGCTGGAGCACGACGGTTGGGAGTCCTTCATGGACGAAACCGGCAAGAGACGCAGGCGCAGGTAG